One stretch of Streptomyces sp. NBC_01363 DNA includes these proteins:
- a CDS encoding heme o synthase — MTAVESRPAGVALTPSPGGHRPFGARVKAFVALTKPRIIELLLITTVPVMFLAAQGVPDLWLVVTTTIGGYLSAGGANALNMYIDRDIDALMDRTSQRPLVTGMVSPRECLVFGFALAAISTVWFGLLVNWLSAALSLGALLFYVVVYTMLLKRRTSQNIVWGGIAGCMPVLIGWSAVTNSMSWAAVILFAVIFFWTPPHYWPLSMKVKEDYARVGVPMLPVIASNRVVARQIVIYSWVMVAVSLLLTPLGYTGWFYTAVALATGGFWLWEAHGLQSRAKAGVTGGKLKEMRLFHWSITYVSLLFVAVAVDPFLR, encoded by the coding sequence CCTTGACTCCCAGCCCAGGGGGCCATCGCCCGTTCGGGGCCCGTGTCAAGGCTTTCGTGGCGCTGACCAAGCCGCGGATCATCGAGCTGCTGCTGATCACCACTGTTCCGGTGATGTTCCTCGCCGCTCAGGGTGTACCCGACCTGTGGCTCGTTGTCACCACCACCATCGGCGGATACCTCTCCGCCGGCGGTGCCAACGCGCTGAACATGTACATCGACCGCGACATCGACGCGTTGATGGACCGTACGTCGCAGCGCCCGCTGGTCACCGGCATGGTGAGCCCGCGTGAGTGCCTGGTCTTCGGTTTCGCCCTCGCGGCGATCTCGACGGTCTGGTTCGGCCTGCTGGTGAACTGGCTCTCGGCGGCGCTGTCGCTCGGCGCGCTGCTGTTCTACGTCGTCGTCTACACGATGCTGCTCAAGCGCCGTACCTCGCAGAACATCGTCTGGGGCGGCATCGCGGGCTGCATGCCCGTTCTCATCGGCTGGTCGGCCGTGACGAACTCGATGTCCTGGGCCGCGGTGATCCTCTTCGCCGTCATCTTCTTCTGGACGCCGCCGCACTACTGGCCGCTCTCCATGAAGGTGAAGGAGGACTACGCCCGGGTCGGCGTCCCGATGCTTCCGGTCATCGCGTCCAACCGGGTGGTGGCCCGCCAGATCGTCATCTACAGCTGGGTGATGGTGGCCGTCTCGCTGCTGCTCACGCCGCTGGGCTACACCGGCTGGTTCTACACGGCGGTGGCGCTGGCGACCGGCGGGTTCTGGCTCTGGGAGGCGCACGGCCTGCAGAGCCGGGCCAAGGCCGGAGTGACCGGAGGAAAGCTCAAGGAGATGCGGCTGTTCCACTGGTCCATCACCTATGTCTCGCTGCTCTTCGTCGCCGTCGCGGTCGACCCCTTCCTCAGGTAG
- a CDS encoding ABC transporter permease, giving the protein MSAGTYTPQPGAAPLGRMITAQTALETRMLLRNGEQLLLTVIIPTLLLVLFSAVDIVDTGTGESVDFLAPGILALAVMSTAFTGQAIATGFERRYGVLKRLGASPLPRWALMTAKTLAVLVTEVLQVVLLTVIAFALGWSPHGNPFAVLLLLVLGTAAFSGLGLLMTGTLKAEATLAAANLVFLLLLVGGGVIVPLDKFPDAVQSVLGLLPIAALSDGLREVLQHGASMPWGDLGILAVWAVLGLGAAAKFFRWE; this is encoded by the coding sequence ATGAGCGCCGGTACGTACACCCCGCAGCCGGGCGCCGCCCCGCTGGGCCGCATGATCACCGCGCAGACCGCCCTGGAGACGCGGATGCTGCTGCGCAACGGCGAGCAGCTGCTGCTGACCGTGATCATCCCGACGCTGCTGCTGGTGCTGTTCAGCGCGGTCGACATCGTGGACACCGGCACGGGCGAGTCCGTCGACTTCCTGGCCCCCGGCATCCTCGCGCTGGCCGTGATGTCCACGGCCTTCACGGGCCAGGCCATCGCCACCGGTTTCGAGCGGCGGTACGGGGTGCTGAAGCGCCTCGGCGCCTCGCCGCTGCCGCGCTGGGCACTGATGACCGCCAAGACCCTCGCGGTGCTGGTCACCGAGGTGCTGCAGGTGGTGCTGCTCACGGTGATCGCGTTCGCGCTGGGCTGGTCGCCGCACGGCAACCCCTTCGCCGTCCTGCTGCTGCTCGTGCTCGGCACGGCTGCCTTCTCCGGGCTCGGGCTGCTGATGACCGGGACGCTCAAGGCGGAGGCGACGCTCGCCGCGGCCAACCTGGTCTTCCTGCTGCTGCTGGTCGGCGGCGGGGTCATCGTGCCGCTGGACAAGTTCCCGGACGCGGTGCAGTCGGTGCTCGGGCTGCTGCCGATCGCGGCCCTGTCGGACGGTCTGCGCGAGGTGCTCCAGCACGGGGCGTCGATGCCGTGGGGCGACCTCGGCATCCTGGCGGTGTGGGCGGTCCTCGGGCTGGGCGCGGCGGCGAAGTTCTTCCGCTGGGAGTGA
- a CDS encoding ABC transporter ATP-binding protein: MKSESAVEVRGLVKRYGRKTAVDGLDLCVRTGAVTAVLGPNGAGKTTTIETCEGYRRPDAGTVRVLGLDPVADAAKLRPRIGVMLQSGGVYSGARADEMLRHMAKLHAHPLDVDTLIERLGLGSCGRTTYRRLSGGQQQRLALAMAVVGRPELVFLDEPTAGLDPQARRSTWELVRELRTAGVSVVLTTHFMDEAEELADDVAVIDAGKVIAQGSPETLCRGGAENTLRFTGHPGLDVGSLLKALPDGTAAAELTPGAYRISGDVNPELLATVTSWCAQNGVMPSGISVERHTLEDVFLELTGKELRA; this comes from the coding sequence ATGAAGAGCGAGTCGGCCGTAGAGGTCCGCGGCCTGGTGAAGCGGTATGGCCGCAAGACCGCCGTGGACGGCCTCGACCTGTGTGTACGCACCGGGGCCGTCACCGCTGTCCTCGGCCCCAACGGCGCTGGCAAGACCACCACCATCGAGACCTGCGAGGGTTACCGCCGCCCCGACGCCGGGACGGTACGGGTCCTCGGCCTCGACCCGGTCGCCGACGCCGCGAAGCTCCGCCCCCGGATCGGCGTGATGCTCCAGTCGGGCGGTGTCTACTCCGGAGCACGCGCCGACGAGATGCTCCGCCACATGGCGAAGCTCCACGCCCACCCGCTGGACGTCGACACCTTGATCGAGCGCCTCGGCCTCGGCAGCTGCGGCCGTACGACCTACCGGCGGCTCTCCGGCGGCCAGCAGCAGCGGCTCGCCCTGGCGATGGCCGTCGTCGGCCGCCCCGAACTGGTCTTCCTCGACGAGCCGACCGCCGGCCTCGACCCGCAGGCCCGCCGCTCCACCTGGGAGCTCGTACGCGAGCTGCGCACCGCCGGGGTGTCGGTCGTCCTCACCACGCACTTCATGGACGAGGCCGAGGAGCTCGCCGACGACGTCGCCGTCATCGACGCGGGCAAGGTCATCGCCCAGGGCAGTCCCGAGACGCTCTGCCGCGGCGGCGCCGAGAACACCCTGCGCTTCACCGGCCACCCCGGCCTGGACGTCGGGTCGCTGCTGAAGGCGCTGCCCGACGGCACCGCGGCGGCCGAGCTCACCCCCGGCGCGTACCGCATCAGCGGTGACGTCAACCCGGAGCTGCTGGCCACCGTCACCTCCTGGTGCGCGCAGAACGGAGTGATGCCGTCCGGCATCTCCGTGGAGCGGCACACGCTGGAGGACGTCTTCCTGGAACTGACCGGCAAGGAGCTGCGCGCATGA
- a CDS encoding metalloregulator ArsR/SmtB family transcription factor, whose amino-acid sequence MKYVGEAPQEELATGERSTRNRVARSILDHGPSTVAELAKRLGLTQAAVRRHLDALVSDSVVEAREQRVYGARTRGRPAKVFALTDCGRDAFDQSYDKLAADALRWIAETAGEEAVTAFARARIAAQSEAYRTAVEAADPEARTEALAKALSVDGYAATARGAPGPQQGEQLCQHHCPVAHVAEQYPQLCEAETEFFSSLLGTHVQRLATIAHGDGVCTTYIPRSGHSAPQTTNSASASTAGRNPA is encoded by the coding sequence GTGAAATACGTTGGCGAGGCTCCGCAGGAGGAACTCGCGACTGGTGAGCGCTCGACGCGCAACCGGGTCGCGCGCTCCATCCTGGACCACGGCCCGTCCACCGTCGCCGAGCTGGCCAAGCGCCTCGGCCTCACCCAGGCCGCGGTCCGCCGCCATCTCGACGCCCTCGTCTCCGACAGCGTCGTCGAGGCCCGTGAGCAGCGGGTCTACGGGGCGCGGACCCGTGGCCGCCCGGCCAAGGTGTTCGCCCTCACCGACTGCGGCCGGGACGCCTTCGACCAGTCCTACGACAAGCTCGCGGCGGACGCCCTGCGCTGGATCGCCGAGACCGCGGGCGAGGAGGCGGTCACCGCTTTCGCCCGCGCCAGGATCGCGGCCCAGTCCGAGGCGTACCGCACGGCGGTCGAGGCCGCGGACCCCGAGGCCCGCACCGAGGCGCTGGCCAAGGCCTTGTCGGTCGACGGGTACGCTGCTACGGCGCGTGGCGCGCCCGGTCCGCAGCAGGGCGAGCAGCTGTGCCAGCACCACTGCCCGGTCGCCCATGTCGCCGAGCAGTACCCGCAGCTGTGCGAGGCGGAGACGGAGTTCTTCTCCAGCCTCCTCGGGACGCATGTGCAGCGTCTGGCCACCATCGCCCACGGCGACGGTGTGTGCACGACGTACATTCCGCGCAGCGGCCACTCAGCACCACAGACCACCAATTCAGCATCTGCAAGCACGGCCGGGAGGAACCCCGCATGA
- a CDS encoding heme A synthase has translation MVRVPKLTRAEVAQAARNPLLYIAERWTPSPRTVRRAAMSAVVMAVVIVVTGGAVRLTGSGLGCPTWPKCTDESLTATSEMGFHGVIEFGNRMLTYVLCAAVGWAIIAARSAKPWRRSLTRLGWVQFWVVMGNAVLGGIVVLVGLNPYTVAAHFLLSTALLTVAMVTWQRVREGDEEPRPLVGKAVSQLTWLLAVAAGLLIAVGTVVTGAGRHAGDSSDVHRIPIDWKMITQLHADLAWVVVALTVALWFVLKAVDAPIGPLHRTRDLFLVLMAQGVIGYVQYFTDTPEILVGLHMLGSCLVWIAVVRVLLSLRERPVTVAAVPGPAAEQPEPAAAG, from the coding sequence ATGGTGCGCGTGCCCAAGCTGACCCGAGCCGAAGTCGCTCAAGCCGCGCGGAACCCGCTCCTGTACATCGCCGAGCGATGGACCCCCAGCCCCCGCACGGTCCGCCGTGCGGCCATGTCGGCCGTCGTCATGGCCGTAGTCATCGTCGTGACCGGTGGCGCGGTACGACTGACCGGCTCCGGCCTCGGCTGCCCGACCTGGCCCAAGTGCACCGACGAGAGCCTCACGGCGACGAGCGAGATGGGCTTCCACGGCGTCATCGAGTTCGGCAACCGGATGCTGACGTACGTCCTGTGCGCGGCCGTCGGATGGGCGATCATCGCCGCCCGGTCCGCCAAACCCTGGCGACGCAGTCTGACCAGGCTCGGCTGGGTGCAGTTCTGGGTGGTCATGGGCAATGCCGTGCTCGGCGGCATCGTGGTGCTGGTCGGCCTCAACCCGTACACCGTCGCGGCGCACTTCCTGCTCTCCACGGCGCTGCTCACCGTCGCGATGGTGACCTGGCAGCGGGTCCGCGAGGGCGACGAGGAGCCCCGGCCGCTGGTCGGCAAGGCGGTGTCCCAGCTGACCTGGCTGCTCGCGGTCGCCGCGGGGCTGCTGATCGCGGTCGGCACGGTGGTCACGGGCGCCGGACGGCACGCGGGCGACTCCAGCGACGTGCACCGCATTCCGATCGACTGGAAGATGATCACGCAGCTGCACGCCGATCTGGCCTGGGTCGTGGTGGCCCTGACCGTGGCGCTCTGGTTCGTACTGAAGGCCGTCGACGCGCCGATCGGACCGCTGCACCGCACCCGTGACCTCTTCCTGGTGCTGATGGCGCAGGGCGTGATCGGGTACGTGCAATATTTCACCGACACGCCGGAGATCCTGGTAGGCCTGCACATGCTGGGCTCGTGCCTGGTGTGGATCGCGGTCGTGCGGGTGCTCCTGTCGCTGCGTGAGCGTCCCGTGACCGTGGCCGCGGTGCCCGGCCCCGCCGCCGAGCAGCCGGAGCCCGCAGCGGCGGGCTGA